Proteins encoded together in one Planctopirus ephydatiae window:
- a CDS encoding superoxide dismutase has translation MPFTLPALPYAPTALEPHIDAQTMEIHHGKHHQAYINNANKALEGHPELAALTAEQLISDLSKVPEGIRTVIRNNAGGHANHSLFWTVLAPNAGGTPTGALEAAINHTFGTFDAFKEKFNAAATTRFGSGWAWLSVDSKGGLVVESTPNQDSPLMEGRTPILGLDVWEHAYYLKYQNRRPDYIASFWNIVNWPEVSKRFAAAGGK, from the coding sequence ATGCCTTTCACATTGCCTGCTTTGCCCTATGCACCCACAGCTCTAGAGCCGCACATTGATGCCCAGACGATGGAAATCCACCACGGCAAGCATCATCAGGCCTACATCAACAATGCCAACAAGGCTTTGGAAGGTCATCCCGAACTGGCAGCGCTCACTGCGGAGCAGCTTATTTCCGATCTTTCCAAGGTTCCCGAAGGGATTCGCACAGTCATCCGCAACAATGCGGGTGGTCATGCCAACCATTCGCTCTTCTGGACAGTCCTGGCGCCGAATGCTGGTGGTACACCGACCGGGGCACTCGAAGCGGCAATTAACCACACGTTTGGGACATTCGACGCCTTCAAGGAAAAGTTCAACGCTGCCGCCACCACCCGTTTTGGCAGTGGCTGGGCCTGGTTGAGTGTTGATTCCAAGGGTGGTCTGGTGGTGGAGAGCACACCCAATCAGGACAGCCCCCTGATGGAAGGCCGCACACCGATCCTGGGGCTCGATGTGTGGGAACATGCTTATTATCTCAAGTATCAGAACCGTCGCCCGGATTATATTGCTTCGTTCTGGAACATTGTGAACTGGCCCGAAGTCTCCAAGCGATTTGCTGCCGCTGGTGGCAAGTAA
- a CDS encoding (Fe-S)-binding protein, with translation MSTNQAVPASGQSPANSSLPAGLQTQLQASIPQKRFLDCVHCGLCLSACPTYLETGDENDSPRGRIYLMRAVAEGRTGLTNEIASHLEACLDCRACETACPSGVQYGRLIEPFRVAMETTRTEVQPGLANQASQWLTSTLLTKLFPSAGLTQWALWPARWMQALGVDGLAKSWPARALTPQILQRMHRLLPKLSPPAGALPDRFAPVGPRRATVALLTGCVAEAMFSQTNRATIRVLQHNGCEVLIPKTQACCGAIHYHNGDRTKAMRLARQNLGAFPWRNIDAVIANVAGCGAMLKDYGHIGEEDPQIDPVLLEELTSFAHKIKDVSEFLVDLGPVEPQHPVHLKAVYHDACHLCHAQKVKQQPRQLLSLIPGLTIAPIEEAEICCGAAGSYNLTQPEMADRLGQRKVRHILEVQGVQAVLTGNAGCALQMAACLSEANSSIPVMHVMDILDQSYGPLPQNR, from the coding sequence ATGAGTACCAATCAGGCTGTGCCGGCATCGGGTCAAAGTCCAGCAAACAGCAGCCTGCCAGCCGGTTTGCAGACTCAATTGCAGGCCTCGATTCCGCAGAAGCGATTTCTCGACTGCGTGCATTGCGGGCTGTGTCTTTCGGCCTGCCCGACGTATCTCGAAACCGGCGATGAAAACGACAGCCCGCGAGGGCGCATTTATCTCATGCGAGCTGTGGCCGAAGGACGGACCGGCCTGACCAATGAAATCGCCTCCCATCTCGAAGCCTGCCTCGATTGCCGGGCCTGTGAAACGGCCTGTCCTTCGGGAGTCCAGTACGGGCGGCTCATCGAGCCCTTCCGCGTGGCGATGGAAACCACACGAACTGAGGTGCAACCGGGGTTGGCCAATCAGGCCAGCCAATGGCTGACAAGTACCTTACTGACGAAACTCTTTCCTTCTGCAGGGCTCACACAATGGGCGTTGTGGCCTGCCCGCTGGATGCAGGCACTGGGTGTTGATGGATTGGCGAAGAGCTGGCCAGCACGAGCATTGACGCCGCAAATTCTGCAGCGGATGCATCGCCTGTTGCCGAAGTTGTCGCCCCCTGCAGGTGCGCTGCCGGATCGTTTCGCCCCGGTGGGCCCGCGGCGGGCAACAGTCGCCTTGCTGACAGGTTGTGTCGCTGAAGCCATGTTCTCGCAAACCAACCGAGCGACCATCCGCGTCCTGCAGCACAACGGTTGTGAAGTGCTCATTCCGAAGACACAGGCCTGCTGTGGTGCGATTCACTATCACAATGGTGATCGAACGAAGGCCATGCGTCTGGCACGTCAGAACCTGGGGGCATTTCCGTGGCGAAATATTGATGCCGTGATTGCCAACGTCGCTGGCTGCGGTGCGATGCTCAAAGACTATGGCCACATTGGGGAAGAAGATCCGCAGATTGATCCTGTGTTACTGGAAGAACTGACTTCATTCGCCCATAAGATCAAGGATGTCTCTGAGTTTCTTGTCGATTTGGGGCCTGTTGAACCGCAGCATCCGGTGCACCTGAAAGCCGTCTATCACGATGCCTGCCATCTCTGCCATGCCCAAAAGGTCAAGCAGCAGCCCCGACAACTCTTGAGCCTGATTCCCGGATTAACGATCGCCCCGATCGAAGAGGCCGAAATCTGCTGCGGCGCAGCAGGAAGTTATAATCTGACTCAGCCGGAAATGGCCGATCGACTCGGACAGCGGAAAGTGCGGCATATCCTGGAAGTTCAGGGCGTGCAGGCTGTCCTGACAGGGAATGCCGGTTGTGCGCTGCA